AATGTCGAGAAATACCATATAAGAGGAATTAAGTGAAGAAAACTTCTTACGGAACGGGGTCATAGCCACTTCCACCCCACGGGTGACAGCGGAGAATACGCTTGATGCTCAGCAATAGTCCTTTGCCCGGGCCATATTTACGTAAGGCTTCGATGGCATAGGACGAACATGAGGGGGTAAACCGGCATGAAGGCGGTGTAAGCGGCGATATAAACCGCTTGTAGAAGAAAATGGGGAGCAGTAAGAGTTGCACGAGAAAAGCCTTGATCAGTCGCATCGTATTTACTCGTTTTTCAAAGCCGATGAAGGTACATTTCCGGCAATTCTGATCAGACTCTTTTGCATCGCTCTCTCCACTGTACGAAAGTCAGGAAGTTCATCCGATACTACCATAAATGCAATAGTAGCATAGATCTGTCTCTCTTGGAGGACATCGTTCAGAAGGTGTTTGTTGAGCCGATAAGCCTCCCTGACCAAACGCTTGACCCTATTGCGCTTCACGGCTCGCCTAAACCTTTTCTTTGCTACGCTTACCAGCATGGAGGAATATGCAGCCCGATGCTCCGATCCCAGACGGTAGACTACGCGTAGAGGATAAACGACAAACGCCTTGCCTTCGCCAAAGACCGTATTGATTTCATCGCGAAGATAGAGGCGTTCGCTTTTGGATAGGCCGAATGTAGCCGGAGAGGTCATTTCCCGTTGAGGTAATCCTCCAATGCCATAGCCATAGAAGGATATTGCTCGGTCGGCGCAGACAGATCGAGCCGCAGACCTGCTTCTTCGACGGCCTTGGCTGTCGTGGGACCGAAAGCTCCGATCTTGGTCTTACCCTGCTCGAATTTGGGGAAGTTTTTCAGCAAGGCCGTAATACCCGAAGGGCTGAAAAATAATATCATATCATGGTCCAATGCCTCATCCGGTCCGAAATCATTGCTGACCGTACGATACATAATGGCCGGACTGAAACTTACCTTTTTAGCCGTAAGCATATCCAGCAAATCATGCTTATGCTCTTCTGCCAAGGGGACGAAGTAGGTTTCTTTGTTATGTTTGCTGATAACCGTCAGGAGATCTTCCAGTTTGCCCGTCGCTCCGAAAAAAATCTTCCGTTTGCGATAAACGATATGCTTCTGCAGGTACACTGCTACCGATTCACTTACGCAGAAGTACTTCATCGTCTCAGGTACGGTGACTCTCAATTCTTCGCACAAACTGAAAAAATGGTCGATAGCTGTACGTGCAGTGAAGATGATGGCCGAATGGTCCAGAATATTCACTTTCTGATTGCGAAATTCTCTCGCACTGACGGACTCTACTTGGATGAAAGGACGAAACACGACCTCACAGCCATGTTTCTGAGCAATATCGTAATAAGGCGACCTACCCGCTACGGGTTGTGGCTGTGAAATGAGTATCTTCTTTACTTTTACTGCCATAGAGCCATTATCTCTTTATTGTTTACCGACCACTCCAATAAGGCAATCAAGTAAACCAACGGTAAAATTTCGTGGGCACAAAGGTACAAAGAAAGGTGGAAAAAACCTACTTCCCTGATCGAGAAGAATCGTATCGTTTTAGCGATAAGCACTAATCTCCACAGCACGAAAATAGCTGGTAACAAGTAGCTTAGCCAATATAATTGTGGCATATAAAGATAGATGACCGCAACGGGAAAAAGGAGCATCCCCCACATCCATTCGAGCAACGCATAACCCCCTCTCCAGATCATCTTAGTCTCACGATCGGCAAAGAAATAGCACCACAAGGCATAAAACATCCTCCACAGCCAAAAGACAAAACAGAACAGGAAGAAGAGCAAAGCCAAGAAAAAAAGGCTTTCCCACAAATCGAAATCGGTGAGTTGCCCCTTGTCGTCCAATATGAGGAAACAACAGATCGAGAGCAACAATGTGCTTTGGATTCGGCCAATAAAGACAAAAAGCCGATAACTGATATACCGTGGCATACGGGCCAGAAAGACTCGCTCCTGACCATACAAAACGGCATTGGACAAGCGGAGGAAAAAGTGTGGAATACGGGTTGCGACCAAACCGAGGGCACTGAATAGCAAGAGTATCAGGCTGATCAATACGTCGTATATGATCTGTCCGGTCCAAAAAGGTAGTCCTGTCATCGCCTTTTCCTCATTGATTATTCTTCGACTCAGCAGCCACTCCCTGCCGGTCAGGATTTGCCCGAAGCGTCGTTGCGATTGTTCTTCTTCCGAATCAGCTCTCCTATAAGGCCGGCACCTACGGCCCCGATAGCGATCCAGAGAGCCTCCATCTTGCTACTCAAAAGGCCTGCCCAAATCAGGATGAGACCAATGAAAAAGACAAGCAATCCAAAGATCAAGGATGCAATCGTGTGCGCCAGTATTTTACGTCTTTTGTTCCTGTCCATCTGTTTTTCCGATTTATCCTGTCTCAATGATACTAAAATTCGGAAGTGAAGTGGAAACGTATATCGGGGAAATCCTGCTGCGCCATATTCAGCACATAGCCGGAGTCGGCCAAATATACATCTCTCCCGGCAATATCTTTTGCCATATACTGCGCTTTTCGCTTCTTGAATGCCTCCAAAGCCTCCGGCTTGTCACTGTCTATCCAGCAGGCTTTGTACAGGCTGATCGGTTCCCAACGACACTGCGCTCCGTATTCATGCAGCAGACGGTATTGGATCACTTCGAACTGTAGCTGCCCCACGGTCCCGATAATCTTGCGCCCGTTGAACTGATTGGTGAATAGCTGTGCCACCCCTTCGCCCATGAGCTGGTCGATCCCTTTGGCCAGTTGCTTGGCTTTCATCGGATCCTGATTTTCAATGTACTTGAATAGCTCCGGCGAGAAGCTTGGCAAACCGCGGAAATGAAGCTCTTCGCCGGCTGTCAGCGTATCTCCAATCTGAAAATTGCCGGTATCGGGCAGACCGATAATATCACCGGCATAGGCTTCATCCACCGTCTCCTTGCGCTGCGCCATAAAAGCCGTAGGACTGCTGAATCGGAACTGTTTGCCGAGGCGGATATGCTTGTAGTTCGTATTTCGTTCGAACCGACCGGAACAAATCTTGACGAAAGCAATACAGCTGCGATGGTTGGGATCCATGTTGGCATGTATCTTGAAAACAAAACCCGTAAATTCCTCCTCGTGCGGATCCACTTTCCTCTCCACTGCAGCCACCGGCTGGGGAGAAGGGGCAATCTCGACGAAGCAGTTCAGCAGCTCCTGCACACCGAAGTTGTTGAGTGCCGAACCGAAAAACACCGGAGCAAGCTGTCCGGCCAGATATTCCTCTTTGTCGAAAGGCTGATAAACACCATCGATCAATTCGATGTCCGCACGCAACTTCTCAGCTTGAGTGTCTCCGATGTATTGTTCCAATTCGGGCGAACTCAGATCCTTGAAAGCCACGCTCTCCGTGATACGCTGCTTGTCCGGGGTAAAGAGATTCAGCTCCTCCTCGTATATGTTGTACACGCCTTTGAATCGGGCACCCATATCGATAGGCCAGGAGAGTGGCCGCACACGGATCTGAAGCTCTTCCTCCACCTCGTCCAGCAGATCGAAGGGATCCTGTCCCTCACGGTCCAGCTTATTGATGAAGACGATAACGGGAGTCTTGCGCATACGACAAACTTCCATCAGCTTGCGCGTCTGCGTCTCGACCCCCTTGGCGCAGTCGATGACGATGATCACACTGTCCACAGCAGTAAGCGTGCGGAATGTATCTTCTGCAAAATCTTGGTGACCGGGAGTGTCGAGGATGTTGATTTTATAGTCCTTGTAGTTGAATCCCATGACGGACGTTGCCACCGATATACCACGCTGACGCTCTATCTCCATCCAGTCGCTGGTAGCCGTTTTCTTTATCTTGTTGCTTTTGACCGCTCCTGCCACATGAATGGCACCTCCGAAGAGCAAGAGTTTTTCCGTCAGAGTCGTTTTCCCCGCATCCGGATGACTGATAATGGCGAAGGTCCGCCGAGTGTTGATTTCTTCCGTGTAAGCACTCATATTCTGCTGATTCTATTTAGGTCGCAAAGGTAGTCAAACTTGTCCGTAGGGCAGGAAACGGCCTTTTTTATTCTCTCGCAAGGAACATTTAGGATTCCTTTGCAAGGAGCCTTTTACTCCATTTGCATGCCGATAGAAACTTGCTTTCAGCAAGCATTTATATACACGGATAGAGACTACGGTTCCTTTGTAAAGCCCTTTGACGAATGATTAAATGACAATGAATAACTACACTCAGCTCCTATATTGAGACCATCCCTGAATCCATCGCAGCGATGCACTTGATACCGGAATAGGCAAAACAAATGCCGGCAGATAGGTATTATACTACAGACTGCAAAGGGATATATTTGCAGCTGTAACTTTTTTTTCAACAGAACCAATTATAAAGAGATCGGAGCGCGAGATGGTAAGAAATCCGGAAGAAGTACTCGAACAGACCTACAGCATGGCTGCAGGCAAATATGCCAAGACATGGTATCAGATATTTTGGTTGGGCATCATGGCCGGAGCATACATTGCTATCGGAGGCTTTTTGTCCCTGTTGGTAGGTAAAGGTTTTCCCGAGATGGCAGAAGCCAATCCGGGGTTGGCCAAACTGCTGAGTGGGGCGATGTTCCCCGTCGGCTTGATTCTTGTGGTGCTCACCGGAGCCGAGTTATTCACCAGCAATAATGCCGTACTGATTCCTGCCGCCGTCAAAAGTCGCATCCCGCGCCTCTTCCCACTCAAGCTCTGGTCGGTGGTCTATGTGGCCAACTTTATCGGTGCTTTCCTTTTTACCTATTTCCTTGTCCATTTGGCCGGCTTCACCGATGCGGATCCTTGGCATAGTGCCATCGTCCATCTGTCGGAAGACAAAACCTCCCTGCCTTTTCACGTAGCATTTCTTAGGGGAATCGGTGCCAACTGGTTGGTTTGTCTGGCCGTCTGGCTGGGACTTTCGGCTCATGACTTTACGGGCAAAATGTTCGGTATCTGGTGGCCGGTGATGGCATTCGTGGCTATGGGATTCGAACACTCCATTGCCAATATGTTCTATATTCCACTCGGCATACTGCAAGGGGCCTCCGTCAGCTGGGGCAGCTTCGTGATCGACAATCTGCTGCCCGTCACCATCGGAAATATCGTCGGCGGTGCACTCTTTGTCGGCTTCTTCCACGTCCATATATTCGATAGAGGAGGAAAGTAGAAAAAAGGCTTTGCTCCAAGTGGCATATCAGACACCATCTTGCCTGATGTTTCAAGAGAGAATTGGCTGAAAAAAAGCTGACGGCTTACCGGAGCTATTCTCCACCGATACGAAAACGAATCGCTCCGGACTCATCGATCAGCAGGAGTTCTAATTCGGCCGATGGTACCGATGGGCGGCAAGTTTCCCAAGATCGTTCGGCAATCTTTCGTAGCAGTCGATCGCTGTCCTCCGCACTCGGCATAGTCCATAGCTCACGAGCCAAATTCAGGCTGTCTATTATGGCATGGATGTCTTCCGAACAACCTGCCTGACGAGCCAGTTCGTGCAGGAAATCCCGATTCATCACTACCTTTTTACTGTGCGTATCCAGATAGCCTTCGGCGAGTTTCACTGCTTTGCCGAGCATGATTCCTACCGTTACCGAACGGACGGAAGGGAAGGAAGCTACACAACTGAGTGATTCGCCGACGAAATTGCCATACTGCACAAAGGCCTGTGGAATGAGTGCCGGATAGGCTCCTTTTACATAACGCTCACTCTTGGCTCCCGAATTGAGGACGATATGATCGGCTCCCAAGGCGGTGGCAATACCCACTTGCTTGCGGATGGCACCAACGAATGCTTCGGCCGAAAAAGGTTTCACTACTCCCGATGTTCCGATAATAGAGATGCCGTCCCGTATGCCGAGTCGGGGATTGAATGTCTGGGTGGCAGCCTTTCGGCCTTCGGGTACGCTAATCGTAATATCCACACCTCCCTGCGCATAGAGTCGGCGTACCTCTGCTGTCATCATTCGTCGTGGTACGAGGTTGATAGCCGGGCCTCCGACCTCCAGACCGAGGCCGGGGAGCGTCACTACCCCCACCCCTTCACCCTGCAGGAAGCGGACTTCCTCATGTTCGGGATTGAGCCTGATCGTAGCGCATACCGCCATGCCATTGGTCACATCCGGATCATCACCTGCATCTTTCAGGACTGCGGATACGACAGCATCTTCTTCCTCTCGAATTTCCGCTATGGGCAGACTGACTATTTCGCCCGAAGGCAATTCTACGGGAGCTTCGGCAAGAGAGCCAAGCCCCATCAATCGGTACATGGCTGCTACTACTGCAGCGGTAGCTGTGGTGCCAGTAGTGAATCCGCTTCGGAGTGAAAAGAATCCCGGCACGAGGCGTTCTACCGCCCGTCTCAAACCGACAGGCCCGCCTACGGGAATGAATGAAGGAGGCAAAGGGGGACGTACGACGGCATATATACGGATGCCCATCCGTCGGGCAGCTTCTATCTTTTCTCGGAAGTAACCGCTCTCTCCGCTTTCTTTTGTGATAATGGCATCGGGGCGAACGGCTTGCATCAGCTCCTCGTCCGCATGCGGTTCGAAGAAAACGATGCGCTCCGCAGGAAAGCCGTTCTTCTCTGCCAAAGCAACCGATTCGTCTCGCTTCAATATGCGGCAAAAGGTGGTGCGCTCTTTCCAGAAAGCAGCCAGCTTGGGGATTGTATTCACTCCTGTGAGCATCAGCAGACGCTGCACGCCATCGCCAAGCATCCGCTCGGCAGCCGTATCGTAGTTTGCACACCAGACGATACCTTCTTCGCGTGGAGGGTATTGTCTCTCGTATCTTACTACGGGGATACCTGTTTGTTCAGTGGCTTCTGCCACTGAAGTGTGCAATTCTTCGGCGAAAGGATGAGCGGCGTCCACGATCAGTCGGATCTCTTCTTTCCGACAAAACGAAACCATGTCGGCAACCGTCATGGCTCCTGTCAGACGATGGCCGTGGCTGCACCGGATCTCTTGCAGATTGCCTTTGGTGGAGTAGAAAAACGGACTTCCCGCTTCATCCAGCACGCGAGCTGCTGCACGGCCTTCCGTAGTACCGCCGAAGAGTAGGATCATGTGCGGAAGAGGTGTTTGAATTCGTCGGCATACAACCGCGACAGCCCTTCTCGATTGTCTATGGCTTCTCCCACGACTATCGTCGTTGTCAGGGTCAGGTTGTTCCCTTTTACGATTTCTGCCAAATGCCGGAGCGTACCTCGGAAGATTTTTTCATCCGGCCAGGTCAGTCGATAGCAGGCCGCTACAGGCGTGTCGGGAGAGTAGTGCATCATCAGTTCGCGCTGTACATCGTCCACGATGCCGGCACTAAGGAAGATACACATGGTGCTTTGGGACTGTGCCAGCAGATGGAGCTTCTCTTTCTCCGGCATGGGAGTGCGCCCTTCGCCACGGGTGAGGATAATGGTTTGTGTACGTTCGGGAATGGTAAACTGTGAGCGCAGAGCTGCGGCCGCAGCTTGAAACGAGGAGATACCCGGCGTGATATGATAGCGCATGCCGTAGTGGTCGAAGAGTGCCATTTGCTCTTGGATAGCACCGTAGATGCAGGGATCGCCCGTATGCAGGCGTACCACTAATTTGCCTCGGCGGTAAAAGTCCGACATGATCTCGAACTGTTCTTGCAGATTCATCGCAGCCGAACTTCTGACCGTGGCACCGGCTTTGGCACAAGCAGTCAGTTCGCGAGGGACAAGGCTGCCGGCATAGAGAATCAGATCGGCCTTTTCCAAGAACTGTCTGCCTCGCACCGATACCAGATCGGGATCGCCCGGACCCGCTCCCACTATTTCGATATGGCCGGCACGGGTGGAGTCGGCTGTCTGTGCCACGGCAAAGGTAAAATCGTTACCCTCCGATAGCTGCCCTTTCTGCTTCTCTATCACAAGACTTCCCATATCCGCTGCTTTCCGCGCCGAGGCTTCGGCTACTCCGTAGCAACCCGTAACGGCAAATACCTTTTCCGAGGGGTTGGCTACTCCCACCGGCTGTAGGTCTTGTCCCGTATATATATGTAGCGGTATCCCTCCGAGACGATGTACGAGATCGGCCACAAGCGGCTCTTCGGTTTTGATGTCGATGGTGGCTATCCGGCCGATGGCTTCGGGGGCATACCCCAATCGCCGTATTTCAGAGAAGATGTGCTTCGCAATACCTTCGGGGGCGCATAGCCTGCGACAACCTATTCCGATCGTAAGAACGGGAGGATAGTAGCAGATCATCGGCAACCGGCTCTCCAAGTGCCGGGCAGAAACAACCAAAAGGAGGTCGAACTCCGCCTGATCGACAGCATCGAATGAGTAGAAAAGGCGGACATGAGGCGGACAAGACCTTTCCAAAAAATCTTCTCCTCGCCCCGAAGTCTCCAATACCAATGCCGTACGTGCTCCCCCCACGAAGAGCGAAATGGGACGATTCATGTCGCCTGTATTGGAAACGGCTTTCCATCCATAGGTCGAAGCCAGCGTATCCAATGCCCAGAGTCCTGTTCGGTCGCTTTGGGTGGTGACCACCGGTTCGCCACCGATGGCAGAGGCGATCAGGCGTGTCAGATCGTTAGCTCCACCCACATGACCGCTCAGAACGGAAACCACGTACCTGCCCGTGCTGTCTACGTTCACTACGGCCGGATCATGATGTTTGTCCGCTACATAAGGCGCGATGCTCCTTATACAGATTCCCATGGCACCGATGAAAACCCAAGCATCGTATCGGGCAAAAGATTCGGCCATCAGCTCCGCAATGGAAGAGACGCAGGAAACATCCTCTGTGCAGTCGGTAAAACTCGTGCCGACGGCAAAAATCTCTTTCTCTCCCGATAGTTCGGATGCAATGGTCCACGCCAATGCCAGACCGGCAGCGGATACACAAATTATGGCAGTATGATTCGGTTTCGACATGATTGGGTAGTGTCTATTCTTTTTTTCTTGCTTGGAGTATGTCGATAGGATTGTTGCCGTCAGCCGTCAGTCGGATGGATGAGAGCAGCTCCATCCCACAGACTTCTATTCCGGTCAGGAAGAGGTGCCGACTCTCTTCCGATACGGAGTTGAATACCAGCAGGCCGCCCTTTGTCATAACGCTGTGCACCTTGGCAATCATTTCTACAAGACGGCCTCCGTGACCGCCGATAAAAACGGCATCGGGCGGAGCGAGGGAAGAAATATCCTCCTCCATAAAATCTCCGATCCGGTAGGCTATGCCGGGTGCACCGAAGCGGCGACTGTTCACAGCCATCAGTTCGGCCCCTTCGGGACGGATCTCAAACGCAGTGATATGCAAATGAGGAAAGTTCAATTTGGCTTCGATGGAAACGGATCCCGTACAAAAACCTATATCCCAAAAGGATGAGGCTCGGTGCAGTTCGAGACAACTGAGCGAAACGAGTCGGAACGGCATCTTCGTAATCATCTTCGTTCGCCCGTTGAGCGGCATGAAAGCACTTTCGGACAGTCCGAGCGGAGCACGACTGCAAACGAATGGCCGAGTAGCCGAGAGTATCACGCAGTTGGGGCGTTCGAAGTCGCGATCGGCTGCCTCCTGCAGGGAGAGCGTGTCCAAGCATTGCTCTTGGGGGTTTCCCATCCGAGTACCTACGGACATGGTATAGTCCTCATAGCCGTAATCGAGCATTCGCATTGCGATAGCGGAGGGGGTATGCTCGTGGTCGGTCAGAATGCCGATCTTCTCTGCCCGCTCGATCAGTGCCCGGTCGAACTCATGCCATGGCCTGCCCGTAAGCGATACGATACGCATATCGTGGTACGGCATGCAAAGAGCATGAGCAAGCATCTGCAAGCTGTTGAACGTGGGATAGACCGTAACCTCAGCATCGGGTAGCCGATTCATCACCGTATTGGCAAAGCCGAAGAAAAGCGGATCCCCCGAAGCGAAAACAACTATCTCCTCAAACTCCCGATAACGGGCAAATACATCATCCAGCGGTACTGTAATATCTATCCACTCGGCATCCGCAGGGAGTAGTCCGCGCACGATCTCATGATGCCGTTTACCTCCGCTGAATACCTTGCCGGAAGCAATAGCTGTCATAGCCGCAGGAGGGAAGAAAGGATGGGGGTCATCGCTCATCCCGAGTATGACGAATCGCTGTCGCCGTATCTGAGGAGAAGCTCCTCCGTAAGTAGCTTCACACATCGCGCCCCGGTCTGAGTTGTTCGGCATCGTTATAGCAGAGTATGGCATTGACCAGCGTGGCAGCCAGATTGCTGCCGCCTTTACGGCCTTCGACGATAATCTTCGGAATGGAGCGGAACGGCTTCACGGCATGTTTGGATTCCTGTACGTGGACGAATCCGACCGGTGCCGCAATGATCCCGGCCGGAGAGGCTTTGCCTCGACGGATCAGATCGGCCACTTCCTGTAAGGCTGTGGGTGCATTGCCGAAGGCGAAAAGAGCATCGGGGTGCTCCTCCACGGCCAGGCGTATGCCTGCCTGCGTTCGGGTGATGCCGTGACGAGCGGCCAGTTCTGCCACGCGCGGATCATGCAGATAGCATTTGGCCTCCACACCCAGACGCTCCTGTGCCCCCTTGCGAATACCGGAGGTAACCATGGTCACATCTGTGACAATCGTGCGCAGCCGTCCGGCTTCGATCATTTCATACAGAGAAGCCACCGCACCGGCATCCGTGTAGAGTATATTCTCCATATCGAAGTCCGCTGTGGTATGAATGGCATGGAGCAAAGCCCACTTGTGGTCTAAAGGCCAATCCTGACGGTGCAGCTCTTTCTCGATCGTGCGGAAACTCTTGATCATAATCTCCTGCCCGATACCTTTGGCTTCGATCTCTTCTTCGGGGTAGTAGCCGCGAGGGGTGATAAAGTGCCCTTCGTAGCAGTACGACTGCGAATTGCCTACGAGTACGACAGTGAACATATCCACCACTTCGGGATCGAATTCGCCGAGAGTCGTCACCGTCACCTGCTCCTCTTCCCGACCTGCCTGACGGACAAGTCCGACGGGCGTATCGGCCGAACGATACTGCATGAAGATCTCTACGAAACGATAGAGCTGCCAGTATCGGCCCTCGCTCTTAGGATTGTATATAGCTGTGACGAAGTCTGCGGAGGCTGCTGCCACTATGCGCTTTTCGATGATCGGCCAAGGGGTCATCAGATCGCTCAGCGAGATCAGGCAGAGGTCGTGACCGATGGGAGCACCCAGCAGCGAAGCCGCTTTCTGAAAAGCACTGATGCCGGGCAGCACTTCGATGTCCATCTCCACGCCTTTGGCTCGTTTCATTTCATATATAAGAGGAGCCATACCGTAGATGCCGGCATCGCCGGAGCTGATCACGCAGACCGTCTTGCCGCTGAGGGCATACCCGAATGCTTCCTCGGCACGCTGCCGCTCCTTCTTCATGCCGGTATCCACGCAGTGGGTATCCGGACGGAGATAAGGTTCGATAAAACGGAAATAGTATTTATAGCCGACGACTACGTCGGACCGGCCGATAGCCGATAGCACTGCAGGAGTAATATCCGATGCTCCTCCCGGACCGATGCCGGCTACGATGATTCGTGCTCGATTCATTTTGCTGAAAACAGATGAAGGTATTGGAAGAATGGAGATGGCGGGCGAATAGTGTTCGCCTGCGCTCCCCACAAAAGTAAAGAAATAAGACATGCAGCCATAACGCCCCGACATCGATCCGATCGCGCCAATGTCTATAGCCTGCTGTCATGGAAACACGAACCAAAAATGCGCCGATTGCGGCGCGTGTTTTCTGAAAAAATGGCGCGAGAATTGTTTCGTTGTGGCGTGAGAATTTTTCATTTCCCGAACCAGAAGCAAAAAATTTACGCGCCACGTTTTGAGGAGCGACGAACACAAAAATTCCGGCGCGTAAACCGATCCCGATATAAGCCGATGTGTCAATGCTCTTTGGTTTGAGTTCGGTATCGGAAGAGAGTAATAGTAGTATCGGATGAGGTAACGCTTCGGATCGTCGATGGGGTGCTGAAAGGATGAGATTCGGGGAAGGGCAAAAAAATTGCTCTATCGGATGACAGATTCCGGTTTGTTCTGCGTCTCGTAAATAAAGACCTTTGCAACGGAGGTCCTGTCCCGATTACTTAAGCATGGAAGTAGAAGCATTCGCCCATAGCGTAGCCCCTTTGGCCCCTCGACTCAAACGAGTGGCATATAGCATCCTCGACGACGAGGAAGCTGCGGCCGACGTGTCGCAAGAGGCTCTGATGCGTCTGTGGATCAACCGAGAGCGGCTGGGCGGATACGACAGCATCGAAGCAGTGGCTGTGACCACTGCTCGGCGAATAGCCTTGGATATGCTCCGCAAAG
This genomic stretch from Porphyromonas gingivalis ATCC 33277 harbors:
- the yidD gene encoding membrane protein insertion efficiency factor YidD — encoded protein: MRLIKAFLVQLLLLPIFFYKRFISPLTPPSCRFTPSCSSYAIEALRKYGPGKGLLLSIKRILRCHPWGGSGYDPVP
- the rnpA gene encoding ribonuclease P protein component; translated protein: MTSPATFGLSKSERLYLRDEINTVFGEGKAFVVYPLRVVYRLGSEHRAAYSSMLVSVAKKRFRRAVKRNRVKRLVREAYRLNKHLLNDVLQERQIYATIAFMVVSDELPDFRTVERAMQKSLIRIAGNVPSSALKNE
- a CDS encoding uroporphyrinogen-III synthase; this encodes MAVKVKKILISQPQPVAGRSPYYDIAQKHGCEVVFRPFIQVESVSAREFRNQKVNILDHSAIIFTARTAIDHFFSLCEELRVTVPETMKYFCVSESVAVYLQKHIVYRKRKIFFGATGKLEDLLTVISKHNKETYFVPLAEEHKHDLLDMLTAKKVSFSPAIMYRTVSNDFGPDEALDHDMILFFSPSGITALLKNFPKFEQGKTKIGAFGPTTAKAVEEAGLRLDLSAPTEQYPSMAMALEDYLNGK
- a CDS encoding DUF4271 domain-containing protein, with product MTGLPFWTGQIIYDVLISLILLLFSALGLVATRIPHFFLRLSNAVLYGQERVFLARMPRYISYRLFVFIGRIQSTLLLSICCFLILDDKGQLTDFDLWESLFFLALLFFLFCFVFWLWRMFYALWCYFFADRETKMIWRGGYALLEWMWGMLLFPVAVIYLYMPQLYWLSYLLPAIFVLWRLVLIAKTIRFFSIREVGFFHLSLYLCAHEILPLVYLIALLEWSVNNKEIMALWQ
- a CDS encoding peptide chain release factor 3; its protein translation is MSAYTEEINTRRTFAIISHPDAGKTTLTEKLLLFGGAIHVAGAVKSNKIKKTATSDWMEIERQRGISVATSVMGFNYKDYKINILDTPGHQDFAEDTFRTLTAVDSVIIVIDCAKGVETQTRKLMEVCRMRKTPVIVFINKLDREGQDPFDLLDEVEEELQIRVRPLSWPIDMGARFKGVYNIYEEELNLFTPDKQRITESVAFKDLSSPELEQYIGDTQAEKLRADIELIDGVYQPFDKEEYLAGQLAPVFFGSALNNFGVQELLNCFVEIAPSPQPVAAVERKVDPHEEEFTGFVFKIHANMDPNHRSCIAFVKICSGRFERNTNYKHIRLGKQFRFSSPTAFMAQRKETVDEAYAGDIIGLPDTGNFQIGDTLTAGEELHFRGLPSFSPELFKYIENQDPMKAKQLAKGIDQLMGEGVAQLFTNQFNGRKIIGTVGQLQFEVIQYRLLHEYGAQCRWEPISLYKACWIDSDKPEALEAFKKRKAQYMAKDIAGRDVYLADSGYVLNMAQQDFPDIRFHFTSEF
- a CDS encoding formate/nitrite transporter family protein produces the protein MVRNPEEVLEQTYSMAAGKYAKTWYQIFWLGIMAGAYIAIGGFLSLLVGKGFPEMAEANPGLAKLLSGAMFPVGLILVVLTGAELFTSNNAVLIPAAVKSRIPRLFPLKLWSVVYVANFIGAFLFTYFLVHLAGFTDADPWHSAIVHLSEDKTSLPFHVAFLRGIGANWLVCLAVWLGLSAHDFTGKMFGIWWPVMAFVAMGFEHSIANMFYIPLGILQGASVSWGSFVIDNLLPVTIGNIVGGALFVGFFHVHIFDRGGK
- the cbiD gene encoding cobalt-precorrin-5B (C(1))-methyltransferase CbiD, producing the protein MILLFGGTTEGRAAARVLDEAGSPFFYSTKGNLQEIRCSHGHRLTGAMTVADMVSFCRKEEIRLIVDAAHPFAEELHTSVAEATEQTGIPVVRYERQYPPREEGIVWCANYDTAAERMLGDGVQRLLMLTGVNTIPKLAAFWKERTTFCRILKRDESVALAEKNGFPAERIVFFEPHADEELMQAVRPDAIITKESGESGYFREKIEAARRMGIRIYAVVRPPLPPSFIPVGGPVGLRRAVERLVPGFFSLRSGFTTGTTATAAVVAAMYRLMGLGSLAEAPVELPSGEIVSLPIAEIREEEDAVVSAVLKDAGDDPDVTNGMAVCATIRLNPEHEEVRFLQGEGVGVVTLPGLGLEVGGPAINLVPRRMMTAEVRRLYAQGGVDITISVPEGRKAATQTFNPRLGIRDGISIIGTSGVVKPFSAEAFVGAIRKQVGIATALGADHIVLNSGAKSERYVKGAYPALIPQAFVQYGNFVGESLSCVASFPSVRSVTVGIMLGKAVKLAEGYLDTHSKKVVMNRDFLHELARQAGCSEDIHAIIDSLNLARELWTMPSAEDSDRLLRKIAERSWETCRPSVPSAELELLLIDESGAIRFRIGGE
- the cobM gene encoding precorrin-4 C(11)-methyltransferase, whose translation is MSKPNHTAIICVSAAGLALAWTIASELSGEKEIFAVGTSFTDCTEDVSCVSSIAELMAESFARYDAWVFIGAMGICIRSIAPYVADKHHDPAVVNVDSTGRYVVSVLSGHVGGANDLTRLIASAIGGEPVVTTQSDRTGLWALDTLASTYGWKAVSNTGDMNRPISLFVGGARTALVLETSGRGEDFLERSCPPHVRLFYSFDAVDQAEFDLLLVVSARHLESRLPMICYYPPVLTIGIGCRRLCAPEGIAKHIFSEIRRLGYAPEAIGRIATIDIKTEEPLVADLVHRLGGIPLHIYTGQDLQPVGVANPSEKVFAVTGCYGVAEASARKAADMGSLVIEKQKGQLSEGNDFTFAVAQTADSTRAGHIEIVGAGPGDPDLVSVRGRQFLEKADLILYAGSLVPRELTACAKAGATVRSSAAMNLQEQFEIMSDFYRRGKLVVRLHTGDPCIYGAIQEQMALFDHYGMRYHITPGISSFQAAAAALRSQFTIPERTQTIILTRGEGRTPMPEKEKLHLLAQSQSTMCIFLSAGIVDDVQRELMMHYSPDTPVAACYRLTWPDEKIFRGTLRHLAEIVKGNNLTLTTTIVVGEAIDNREGLSRLYADEFKHLFRT